The following are from one region of the Schistocerca cancellata isolate TAMUIC-IGC-003103 chromosome 11, iqSchCanc2.1, whole genome shotgun sequence genome:
- the LOC126108697 gene encoding uncharacterized protein LOC126108697: MAASGTDVQSKLALLALLVLNDAEIHATERRRKKEWTKNWIKRRNAGKGVLSMLHKELRIEDRTSFANFIRMDVLVFEELLRMVSPLIQKKDTVMRQAITARERLAVTLRFLATGNTYKDLAYSTRIANNTLSRMIPETLTAIASVLGDNAIQCPRDPAEWKVIEDGFHSLWQFPHCIGALDGKHVKFRPLRSDGSSFRNYKGHDSIVLLALVDANYKFLFVDIGRNGRMNDGAIFRESALFMKLMDGSLNLPPKSPLPGSDICVPYMFVADDAFALKENLMKPYPERDMTPEKRIFNYRICRARRVVENAFGIMSNKFRILLQTIPLSVSKVELITKVCCLLHNFVLARNSQGYIPPNVDELPCLPGIATQGANHSAASAREVRQHLTWYFNTVGRVPWQERCVQEGNR, from the exons atggctgcttcaggtacagatgttcagagcaaactggcatTATTAGCTcttttggtgctaaacgatgcagaaatacATGCtactgagagaagaagaaagaaagaatggacgaaaaactggattaagaggagaaacgctgggaaaggtgtgctctccatgcttcataaagagttgag gatagaagatcgcacatcctttgcaaattttattcgaatggatgtattggtatttgaaGAACTGCTTCGTATGGTTTCGCCTTTGATTCAGAAGAAAGACACGGTGATGCGTCAGGCAATTACGGCGCGGGAAAG GCTTGCTGTCACACTGCGTTTCCTAGCGACCGGAAACACTTACAAAGATTTGGCCTATTCTACACGAATAGCGAACAACACGCTCTCCCGTATGATACCAGAGACTTTGACGGCCATAGCAAGCGTGTTAGGAGATAATGCTATACAG TGTCCACGTGATCCTGCCGAGTGGAAAGTAATAGAAGATGGGTTCCACAGCCTCTGGCAATTCCCGCATTGCATTGGAGCACTTGATGGGAAACATGTCAAGTTTAGGCCTCTGCGCTCTGATGGTTCATCATTCAGAAACTACAAAGGTCACGACAGCATAGTTCTTTTAGCTCTAGTAGATGCTaattataaatttttgtttgtggacATTGGCAGAAATGGAAGAATGAATGATGGTGCAATATTCAGAGAGAGTGCCTTGTTCATGAAACTCATGGATGGTTCATTAAATTTGCCACCAAAGTCTCCACTTCCAGGTAGTGACATCTGTGTTCCCTACATGTTTGTGGCAGATGATGCTTTTGCgttaaaggaaaatttaatgaaaccATATCCTGAACGTGACATGACAcctgaaaaaagaatttttaactacagAATTTGTAGAGCACGTAGAGTTGTGGAAAATGCCTTTGGCATAatgtcaaacaaattcagaattttgctGCAGACTATTCCACTATCTGTTTCCAAAGTAGAGCTCATTACAAAAGTGTGTTGCTTGCTACATAATTTTGTACTTGCCAGAAACTCTCAAGGATATATCCCTCCAAATGTAGATGAATTACCATGTCTTCCTGGCATTGCTACTCAGGGTGCAAATCATAGTGCAGCCAGTGCAAGAGAAGTGAGACAACATCTGACATGGTATTTCAATACTGTTGGCAGAGTTCCATGGCAGGAAAGGTGTGTTCAGGAAGGTAACAGATAA
- the LOC126108262 gene encoding formin-I-like, whose amino-acid sequence MTEDNESEETCSLSSQIVDVQPSPHQNIEGCYSLDVDVLDGVCIGEQCEEAAAPATTTASPPPPPPPPPPPPPPPTHATQSRDGRRKRPGDGYMSAVEVIANKICATQGRQQPSAELTMDSCMIFIGNLAKEIKSNEIRMQLIRDLVNVTTEAKLKDLQIQMQNSSESEIV is encoded by the exons ATGACTGAGGataatgaaagtgaagag ACATGCAGTCTCTCTTCTCAAATTGTGGATGTACAACCATCACCACATCAAAACATCGAAGGCTGTTATAGTCTTGATGTGGATGTGCTGGATGGTGTATGCATTGGGGAACAATGTGAAGAAGCAGcagcaccagcaacaacaacagcatcaccaccaccaccaccaccaccaccaccaccaccaccaccaccacctacccaTGCCACTCAAAGCAGGGATGGAAGAAGAAAGAGGCCTGGTGATGGGTACATGAGTGCTGTTGAGGTAATAGCCAATAAAATATGTGCCACCCAAGGCCGCCAACAACCCTCGGCAGAACTAACAATGGACAGCTGCATGATATTCATTGGTAACCTTGCAAAAGAAATCAAGAGCAATGAAATCAGAATGCAGTTAATAAGAGATCTTGTCAATGTAACAACGGAAGCAAAACTAAAAGATCTACAGATACAAATGCAGAACTCGAGTGAAAGTGAAATTGTGTAA